From Brevibacillus marinus, a single genomic window includes:
- a CDS encoding MDR family MFS transporter — MHWFSWDLNLKVRLFGEGIFHIFTWMYYPFVALHFSAAFGKDTAGLLLMAPPLLGIFASLIGGQFADRIGRRPTMVFASALESSMFLLFALSPSPWIDYLAFIGISVAASIYWPASTAMTADLTTEEERRVVFATFYTTMNIGVVLGPVIGAIFFIQYRTALLLVCAAVSSLLTILLYLLVRESLPAAARLERDRAGTIREQLRSYGVIFRDKMFALYIAAGVLIAIVFMQLDLYMGIYITEHVPRQTLFAWGDWSLSVAPTDVFGWLIGLNGLLVVLFTLPVTRMFAHWSERNALVFSSVLSGVGMFAMSLTANVWLLFACIAVFTLGELIRTPVAQTFVSRYAPEASRGQYMGASTLQFSIGRFLAPTTIGLSEWLSPPGVYGLILLCALLSALLYDQMFRALAKQPRRHGENSRTAKEQDAAGKGKAQTEVV, encoded by the coding sequence ATGCATTGGTTTTCATGGGATCTGAACTTGAAAGTGCGGTTGTTCGGCGAAGGGATTTTTCACATCTTCACGTGGATGTACTATCCGTTTGTCGCGCTGCACTTCTCCGCGGCGTTCGGAAAAGACACGGCAGGGCTGCTGTTGATGGCACCGCCGCTGCTCGGCATCTTCGCCAGCCTGATCGGCGGCCAGTTTGCCGACCGGATCGGGCGGCGCCCGACGATGGTTTTCGCATCTGCGCTGGAGTCGAGCATGTTCCTGCTGTTCGCGCTTTCTCCATCCCCCTGGATCGATTACCTGGCGTTTATCGGGATTTCCGTGGCCGCTTCCATCTACTGGCCCGCCAGCACGGCGATGACCGCCGATTTGACGACGGAAGAGGAGCGGCGAGTGGTGTTCGCCACCTTTTACACCACGATGAACATTGGCGTGGTACTCGGACCCGTGATCGGGGCGATCTTCTTTATCCAATACCGCACAGCACTGCTGCTGGTCTGTGCTGCGGTCAGCAGCTTGCTGACGATTCTGCTGTACCTGCTGGTTCGTGAATCCCTCCCGGCCGCGGCGCGCCTGGAGCGCGATCGGGCGGGCACGATCCGGGAACAGCTGCGCAGTTATGGCGTGATCTTTCGCGACAAAATGTTCGCTCTGTACATCGCGGCCGGGGTACTGATCGCGATCGTGTTTATGCAGCTCGATCTGTACATGGGGATTTACATTACCGAACACGTACCGCGGCAGACGTTGTTCGCCTGGGGCGATTGGTCGCTAAGCGTCGCGCCGACGGATGTGTTCGGCTGGCTGATCGGTCTGAACGGGCTGTTGGTCGTCCTGTTTACGCTGCCGGTTACCCGCATGTTTGCCCACTGGAGCGAGCGCAATGCGCTGGTCTTCTCCTCCGTGCTGAGCGGTGTCGGGATGTTTGCGATGAGTCTGACGGCAAATGTCTGGCTGCTTTTTGCCTGTATCGCCGTGTTCACGCTGGGCGAGCTGATCCGCACCCCGGTCGCCCAGACGTTCGTCAGCAGATACGCCCCGGAAGCGAGCCGCGGGCAGTACATGGGCGCCTCTACGCTGCAGTTTTCCATCGGGCGCTTTCTGGCGCCGACGACCATCGGGCTGTCCGAGTGGCTCTCGCCGCCCGGCGTGTACGGACTCATCCTGCTATGCGCCCTGCTCAGCGCCCTGCTGTACGACCAGATGTTCCGCGCACTCGCCAAACAGCCCCGCCGACACGGCGAAAACAGCCGTACAGCAAAAGAGCAGGATGCGGCCGGCAAAGGAAAAGCGCAGACGGAAGTGGTGTGA